A single window of Bos javanicus breed banteng chromosome 19, ARS-OSU_banteng_1.0, whole genome shotgun sequence DNA harbors:
- the LOC133232073 gene encoding uncharacterized protein LOC133232073 has protein sequence MPGWGQSSQPGQVLGPSMATGSATSTVGARSSAGPAEVDDLLVGPGAVALGRRAGLSPPLPTSLGHLCTEASCLLEVSSIYGLLRWGPQGLPSSCPSQGGLGGQPWPSPPQRALLMGQASPRPICLQDGSQDKAGKDTGPAEAIKTTRPHKSPGMESVSGAAAALIKHSSDHMFPSSSTTTPPPHPVKVRSSQARPALFSGMLTCGRGGWAEGVWMGCHSSPPVCIPSGGGLEVRCGQKNPGGCHLLPHPPRPHLRPGIKWGPPNLGLGKVPSFPPSAEVTVHPSLSDQHRGGLSFTCRVPVFLGSVLGKREG, from the coding sequence ATGCCTGGCTGGGGTCAAAGCTCCCAGCCAGGCCAGGTTCTAGGACCCAGCATGGCCACTGGGTCAGCGACAAGCACAGTTGGTGCACGTTCATCTGCCGGCCCAGCCGAGGTGGACGACCTGCTGGTGGGGCCTGGGGCTGTGGCTCTGGGGAGGCGGGCAggcctttctcctcctctccccaccagctTGGGACACCTCTGCACCGAGGCTTCATGCCTCCTGGAGGTCTCCTCGATTTATGGGCTGCTCAGATGGGgtccccaggggcttcccagcaGCTGCCCCTCCCAAGGAGGCTTGGGTGGTCAGCCCTGGCCTTCCCCACCCCAGCGTGCCCTCCTGATGGGCCAGGCCAGCCCGAGACCCATCTGCCTCCAAGACGGCAGCCAGGACAAAGCAGGGAAGGACACCGGCCCCGCAGAAGCCATTAAAACCACGCGGCCCCATAAATCTCCCGGTATGGAAAGCGTGTCAGGAGCTGCAGCTGCTCTCATAAAGCACAGCTCTGACCACATGTTtcccagcagcagcaccaccacccccccaccccaccctgtgaAGGTCAGAAGCAGCCAAGCACGGCCAGCCTTGTTCTCGGGGATGCTAACCTGCGGCAGGGGCGGGTGGGCGGAAGGGGTGTGGATGGGGTGTCACAGCAGCCCCCCAGTTTGCATCCCATCAGGTGGAGGGCTGGAGGTGCGCTGTGGTCAGAAAAACCCCGGGGGCTGCCACCTCCTGCCACACCCACCAAGGCCCCACCTCAGACCTGGAATAAAATGGGGACCCCCCAACTTGGGGTTAGGGAAGgttccatccttccctccctcagcAGAAGTTACGGTGCACCCCTCTCTCTCAGACCAACACAGAGGTGGCCTCAGTTTCACCTGCCGGGTCCCGGTGTTTTTAGGCTCTGTTCTTGGGAAGCGAGAGGGGTGA